A segment of the Cricetulus griseus strain 17A/GY chromosome 6, alternate assembly CriGri-PICRH-1.0, whole genome shotgun sequence genome:
GTGATGGACAAGTTATGTAGTAagtattaaaaagagaaaagcactTGATAGAAAAAATGAGAAGTCTGAACCCATGACGTAAACATTTTTAGGAGTTCCATTGCTTTGGAATGGTCACGGAACATGTTGTTCTGGGTATGGATGCATGTTTATGGAGATGCTATAGAGCTGGCAGCTGGACAAATGTCTGGGTTGCTTCTTTAGACCAGCTGTGGTAATGTTAGTGTTCGTGAATTAATTGGAGCAAAACAATTTTTTCCAAGAAAgtgaggggtttttttttttgacttcaTTTTAAATCCTTTGCCCTAACGGCTGAACTACAATCTAACAATAAGACAGTAACAATTTGCTTAGCATTCTACTTGTGCATAAATTTGCCAGCTCTGTAGGTATCTGAAAAGAGGCCTCAGAAGTCAAGCACTAGATAAAAGGTTCAGTAAGACTCAGTGGGGACTTTGTTTAGTAGATTGCACTGCAATCTCAGTTGTCCTTTTACTGATTAAactgaaaactattttttatgtgtattagcaACTATGCCCTATGGATATAGAAAATCTGTTTTCTATATTCATGTTGTTTCTGaagtgttgtttttttaaataaactttaaaccaTTCCCAAACAAAACTGCTATTTCCAATACTTCAAATTTTGCCctcaaagaaaaaagttttgaaaatgaGTACAAATATATCTTGCCTAGTTAATTAAATGTCTGAAACATTTCTCTAAAACAGTCACCTCTTGCCTAAGGATACTAACAGCAGTAGATTTTGTTTATATTCGTCCTCTAAACCCCTATTCAAGCTAAGTCCTATTGTATAGGGTCTCCTGTTCTAATCTTGAAAAAGATACCCTGTACCTTTAATAAGGGACCTGGTGAGCGTGCTTTCTTTCTTGTTCCCTGGCTTCCAAGTGACGAAATGGGCTGTAATTTGAGAGCCTTGGAATCCTGGGGATATCTTTAGCCAAAGGGAAAGCTCTCTGTATTCCCACCCAGACCAGAGGTTGAAACAGTATCAGAGCGACTGAACAGCTTCTCTTAGCTACTAGCTCCATCTCCCTGGAGCCAGAAGGAACTCTGAAGGTGGCCCCAGAGCCAGGGCCTGGAGCAGTAGGTCTCCACACGCTGGGGAAGACGATCCTGCTGGAAAAGCCACGGCTGAGATCCAGCAGCCCAACAGAAAGAGgagcagggacaaagaggagCTGGTGCTGAGGGAAGCTGCGCAGAGCCACATGAAGCTTGTGGGGGAACTAGGATCAGAGAGCAGCAAGCCGGCAGTGCCTGAGGAAAGTGCAGTCACCGGGAGCCACTGACTCCCTGGGGGAACCCCTATTCTTGTTCCTGAACTaaaactcttttcccaaataTCCAGAATGGTGATCCCCAAGTTGATCTGGATGGGTTTCTTCTGCCACCTGTGTCGAGGctactttgatggtcccctgtacCCAGAAATGTCTAATGGGACTCTGCATCATTATTTCGTGCCTGATGGAGACTACGAGGAGAATGATGACCCAGAGAAGTGCCAGCTGCTCTTCAGGGTGAGTGATCGCCGGCGCTGCTCCCAGGGGGAAGGGGGCCAAGCCAGTAGCTTGCTGAGCCTCACCCTTCGAGAGGAGTTCACAGTGCTGGGCCGCCAGGTGGAGGATGCTGGGCGCGTCCTGGAGGGCATCAGCAAAAGCATCTCCTATGACCTGGATGGGGAAGAGAGCTATGGCAAGTACCTGAGGCGAGAGTCCCACCAGATTGGGGATGCTTACTCCAACTCTGACAAGTCCCTCACTGAGCTGGAAAGCAAGTTCAAGCAGGGCCAGGAGCAAGATAGCCGGCAGGAAAGCAGACTCAACGAGGACTTCCTGGGGATGCTGGTCCACACCAGGTCATTGCTGAAAGAGACACTGGACATCTCTGTGGGCCTCAGAGACAAATACGAGCTGCTGGCACTCACCATCAGGAGCCATGGGACCCGGCTAGGTCGACTGAAAAGCGGCTATCTggagggtggggggcagaggacgGGCTAAATTTTCcattgtaaatgttttattttatccaGATTTGCACTTTCAGAATGCG
Coding sequences within it:
- the Fibin gene encoding fin bud initiation factor homolog → MVIPKLIWMGFFCHLCRGYFDGPLYPEMSNGTLHHYFVPDGDYEENDDPEKCQLLFRVSDRRRCSQGEGGQASSLLSLTLREEFTVLGRQVEDAGRVLEGISKSISYDLDGEESYGKYLRRESHQIGDAYSNSDKSLTELESKFKQGQEQDSRQESRLNEDFLGMLVHTRSLLKETLDISVGLRDKYELLALTIRSHGTRLGRLKSGYLEGGGQRTG